A genome region from Cloacibacillus sp. includes the following:
- a CDS encoding pyridoxal phosphate-dependent aminotransferase, with the protein MMTTKMKFPNKRMESIAMAGGIREILGRADELEAAGKSIIHMELGRPDFDSPQCAKEAVKRALDAGNVHYTNMQGAEDLRKAVAAKYRAENNMEVDADKNVVITNGAMEALTASLLTLLDPGDEVLIPAPYFSAYADEIALTGAVLTAIPTTMENGFRLRAADIAAFVSPKTKVLLINSPNNPSGAVLSRADLEEIAALAIEKDLWVISDECYEKFLYDGEHVSIASLPGMAERTVTVSAASKTWSMTGWRIGWIIAPKAMCPYVNKCHQNLTTCANAFAQAGVAVALTEAGEDVKKMVAEYKRRRDMVTKWLNNIEGFEAITPTGAFYAFPRISALGMDGFAFCSWLLEEAGVSAVPGEVFGMPGHIRLAYCREYDYIEEGMKRIKAAVEGMKK; encoded by the coding sequence ATGATGACAACTAAAATGAAATTCCCGAACAAACGTATGGAATCTATCGCAATGGCCGGAGGCATACGCGAGATACTCGGCCGCGCGGACGAACTGGAGGCCGCCGGCAAGAGCATAATCCACATGGAGCTGGGGCGTCCCGACTTCGACTCGCCGCAGTGCGCCAAAGAGGCGGTCAAGCGCGCGCTTGACGCCGGCAACGTACATTACACTAATATGCAGGGCGCGGAGGATCTCCGTAAGGCCGTCGCCGCGAAATACCGCGCGGAAAACAACATGGAGGTAGACGCCGACAAGAACGTCGTCATTACAAACGGCGCGATGGAGGCGCTTACGGCCTCTTTGCTGACGCTGCTTGACCCGGGCGACGAGGTGCTGATCCCAGCGCCGTACTTCTCGGCCTACGCCGACGAGATTGCGCTTACGGGAGCTGTGCTTACGGCAATCCCGACTACGATGGAAAACGGTTTCAGGCTTCGCGCGGCGGATATCGCAGCCTTCGTCTCTCCGAAGACGAAGGTGCTGCTCATAAATTCTCCGAACAACCCAAGCGGCGCGGTGCTCTCACGCGCGGACCTGGAAGAGATAGCGGCGCTTGCCATAGAAAAGGACCTCTGGGTCATCTCCGACGAATGTTATGAAAAGTTCCTCTACGACGGCGAGCATGTGAGCATCGCAAGCCTTCCGGGAATGGCGGAGCGCACTGTGACGGTCTCCGCCGCGTCAAAGACATGGTCGATGACAGGCTGGCGCATCGGATGGATAATAGCGCCGAAGGCTATGTGCCCCTACGTCAATAAGTGCCACCAGAACCTCACCACCTGCGCCAACGCGTTCGCGCAGGCAGGCGTTGCGGTCGCCTTGACCGAGGCCGGCGAGGACGTCAAAAAGATGGTGGCGGAGTACAAGCGCCGCCGCGACATGGTGACGAAGTGGCTCAATAATATAGAGGGTTTTGAGGCTATCACGCCCACCGGCGCTTTTTACGCCTTCCCGCGGATAAGCGCGCTCGGAATGGACGGCTTTGCCTTCTGTTCATGGCTGCTCGAAGAGGCCGGAGTCTCCGCGGTGCCGGGCGAAGTTTTTGGAATGCCGGGCCATATACGTCTTGCCTACTGCCGCGAGTATGACTACATCGAAGAGGGTATGAAAAGAATCAAGGCGGCCGTCGAAGGCATGAAAAAATAG
- a CDS encoding TRAP transporter substrate-binding protein, giving the protein MKKLLAAVMFMAIMTASAAFAAPEYTIKVGYIGSDTHPTMQAMKVFAKDVDKGSKGKIKVELYPNAQLGGDRELTEAVQMGTIQMAIPSTSALAGFDKRVQVLDLPYLFTTRKAAFDAVDGELGKKLNSYLDKKGFTILGYQENGFRHVTNSKRPVKTPADLKGLKIRTMENPMHIAYFKALGANPTPMSWGELYTALQQGTVDAQENPYAMIDDGKFYEVQKFVSETGHVFSYEVLIANKKFMDKLPKDLRNLVTESAVKAIKMQRSLLEKEEANFKAKVVKAGMKANSLTAAEKKPFVEATKAVYKQFEGDLGKEIMDIARKVQK; this is encoded by the coding sequence ATGAAAAAACTTCTGGCAGCAGTTATGTTCATGGCAATAATGACAGCGTCCGCGGCCTTCGCGGCGCCTGAGTACACCATCAAGGTAGGCTACATCGGCTCTGACACGCATCCCACGATGCAGGCGATGAAGGTCTTCGCGAAGGACGTAGACAAAGGCTCAAAGGGAAAGATCAAAGTCGAACTTTACCCGAACGCCCAGCTCGGCGGCGACCGCGAACTGACCGAAGCGGTGCAGATGGGCACGATCCAGATGGCCATCCCCTCAACTTCAGCTCTCGCCGGCTTTGACAAGAGAGTCCAGGTACTTGACCTGCCGTACCTCTTCACAACAAGAAAAGCGGCTTTTGACGCGGTTGACGGAGAACTTGGCAAAAAACTCAACTCCTATCTCGATAAAAAAGGCTTCACGATCCTTGGATACCAGGAAAACGGCTTCCGCCACGTAACGAACAGCAAGAGGCCCGTCAAGACCCCGGCAGACCTTAAGGGACTGAAGATCCGCACAATGGAAAACCCGATGCACATAGCCTACTTCAAGGCGCTCGGCGCAAACCCCACGCCCATGAGCTGGGGCGAGCTTTACACCGCTCTTCAGCAGGGCACAGTTGACGCGCAGGAAAACCCCTACGCAATGATCGACGACGGCAAATTCTACGAAGTCCAGAAATTCGTCTCGGAGACCGGACACGTCTTCTCCTATGAAGTGCTCATCGCCAACAAGAAGTTCATGGACAAACTCCCGAAGGACCTCCGCAACCTCGTGACGGAGTCCGCGGTGAAGGCCATCAAGATGCAGCGCAGCCTCCTCGAAAAAGAAGAAGCCAACTTCAAAGCCAAGGTCGTCAAGGCCGGCATGAAGGCGAACTCCCTCACAGCGGCTGAGAAGAAGCCGTTTGTAGAGGCGACGAAGGCTGTTTACAAGCAGTTTGAAGGCGATCTCGGCAAGGAAATCATGGACATCGCAAGAAAGGTTCAGAAATAG
- a CDS encoding aconitase X catalytic domain-containing protein: protein MFLTDEEKRILDGAEGVGRQKAMELLYALGLTFDAEKLIPVKRAHVALSGQEGDTYWCELLVNGGAVCAVPPTTNPYWDTRYLTKFFDVTKEELELAERTGDVYRRIGAKLTYHCAPGVCSNVPFFGEHIAFSESSATPYVNSAIGARSNRESSVSALAAAVIGKTPYYGYHLDENRHGDFLVEVDADLRESYDWGILGHCVGKIAGSRNPVLKFKEKPRPRPEDFLYFGAEAATSGAVAMYHMVGVTPEAPTIEAAFGGRKIPSAEYVITNKELKAEEDSLTPATGKINLVMLGCPHYTYDQLLEVERLFAGRHCDNGTAFWILAESGAVELAERSHLRQRLELLGVRMVGDTCIDEPCWKSFEGALGVTDSPKCAYYRERRGQPFAIRRLSECVEAAVKGRLD, encoded by the coding sequence ATGTTTTTAACTGATGAAGAAAAACGGATACTCGACGGAGCCGAAGGCGTTGGAAGACAGAAGGCTATGGAGCTGCTTTACGCGCTCGGCCTCACCTTTGACGCGGAAAAGCTCATCCCCGTCAAACGCGCTCACGTTGCTTTGAGCGGCCAGGAGGGCGACACCTACTGGTGCGAACTGCTCGTAAACGGAGGCGCGGTATGCGCGGTGCCCCCGACGACGAACCCCTACTGGGACACCCGCTACCTGACGAAGTTCTTCGACGTGACGAAGGAAGAACTTGAACTCGCAGAGCGCACAGGCGACGTCTACCGCCGCATCGGCGCGAAACTCACCTACCACTGCGCGCCCGGCGTCTGCTCAAACGTACCGTTCTTCGGCGAACACATCGCCTTCTCAGAGTCCAGCGCGACGCCGTACGTCAACTCCGCCATAGGCGCACGCAGCAACCGCGAATCATCGGTGAGCGCGCTCGCCGCGGCTGTCATCGGCAAGACGCCCTACTACGGCTACCATCTTGACGAAAACAGACACGGAGATTTCCTCGTGGAAGTGGACGCCGATCTGCGCGAAAGCTACGACTGGGGCATACTGGGCCACTGCGTCGGCAAGATAGCCGGCTCGCGCAACCCCGTCCTTAAATTCAAAGAAAAGCCGCGTCCGCGTCCCGAAGATTTCCTTTATTTCGGCGCCGAGGCCGCGACGAGCGGAGCTGTAGCTATGTACCACATGGTTGGAGTGACGCCTGAGGCGCCGACCATCGAAGCCGCCTTCGGAGGCAGGAAGATCCCGTCCGCCGAATACGTCATCACAAACAAAGAGCTCAAGGCCGAAGAGGATTCTCTGACGCCGGCGACCGGCAAGATCAACCTCGTCATGCTTGGATGCCCTCACTACACCTACGACCAGCTTCTTGAAGTGGAACGGCTCTTTGCGGGAAGGCACTGCGACAACGGCACGGCCTTCTGGATACTCGCCGAGTCGGGCGCGGTGGAGCTTGCGGAGCGTTCACACCTGCGTCAGCGCCTTGAACTGCTGGGCGTCCGCATGGTCGGAGACACCTGCATAGACGAGCCCTGCTGGAAATCGTTCGAAGGGGCGCTTGGCGTCACCGACTCTCCGAAGTGCGCCTATTACCGCGAACGCCGCGGCCAGCCATTCGCCATCCGCAGGCTTTCGGAATGTGTAGAGGCAGCAGTAAAAGGGAGGCTCGACTAA
- a CDS encoding TRAP transporter large permease, translating into MEAIILFSLLIVTIAMSIPIGITLGISTGLAMWLTSDIPMLMLAQKSVTGLDSFPLLAIPFFILAGALMCNGGISRRLVNLAESLVGYITGGLAMVTVLACMFFAAISGSGPATVSAIGSFMVPSMKERKYDAGFAAAITAAAGTIGVIIPPSIPFVIYCIVAQCSIGDMFIAGIVPGVMIGIALMLVCYCTAKKRHYVSVAQRPKLADVWRSFKEAFWALLVPVIILGGIYGGIFTPTEAAVVAVVYSVFIGKFIYKELDGKTLYECLRTTGLINGATEFMIGLSMAFASYLAMAQIPAHIASWMTSLAHTPFMLLMVINIFLLIIGCFVDNIAAVIILTPILLPVVKAIGIDPIHFGLIITVNLACGFISPPYGINLFVASAISGESIETISKAILPSFFAMVACLLLFTYFPIFSMGLLSLIR; encoded by the coding sequence ATGGAAGCTATTATACTATTCTCTCTGCTCATAGTTACCATCGCTATGAGCATCCCAATAGGCATAACGCTTGGCATATCCACCGGCCTCGCCATGTGGCTCACCTCGGACATACCGATGCTGATGCTGGCTCAGAAATCAGTGACGGGGCTGGATTCATTCCCGCTACTCGCCATCCCCTTCTTCATATTGGCGGGAGCGCTCATGTGCAACGGCGGCATCTCGCGCCGTCTCGTAAACCTCGCTGAGAGCCTCGTAGGTTACATCACCGGCGGCCTTGCGATGGTCACCGTGCTTGCCTGCATGTTCTTCGCCGCCATCTCTGGCTCAGGCCCCGCTACAGTATCGGCCATAGGCTCCTTCATGGTGCCCTCGATGAAAGAACGCAAGTACGACGCAGGCTTTGCCGCGGCCATCACGGCGGCCGCCGGCACGATAGGCGTAATAATCCCGCCTTCAATACCATTCGTCATCTACTGCATCGTAGCCCAGTGCTCGATAGGCGACATGTTCATAGCGGGCATCGTGCCCGGCGTCATGATAGGTATAGCGCTGATGCTCGTCTGCTACTGCACCGCGAAAAAACGCCACTACGTCAGCGTCGCGCAGCGTCCCAAACTTGCCGACGTGTGGAGATCGTTCAAAGAGGCCTTCTGGGCGCTGCTCGTTCCCGTCATCATCCTTGGCGGCATCTACGGCGGCATCTTCACGCCGACGGAAGCGGCGGTCGTAGCGGTCGTCTATTCCGTATTCATCGGAAAATTCATATACAAAGAACTTGACGGCAAGACGCTCTATGAATGTCTGCGCACAACGGGCCTCATCAACGGCGCGACAGAGTTCATGATAGGCCTTTCCATGGCCTTCGCAAGCTACCTTGCAATGGCGCAGATACCGGCGCACATCGCATCGTGGATGACGAGCCTTGCGCATACGCCCTTTATGCTGCTTATGGTAATAAATATTTTCCTGCTCATCATAGGCTGCTTCGTGGACAATATTGCCGCCGTCATCATCCTTACGCCGATACTGCTTCCCGTCGTGAAGGCCATAGGCATAGACCCGATACATTTCGGGCTTATCATCACCGTCAACCTCGCCTGCGGCTTCATCTCGCCGCCCTACGGCATAAACCTCTTCGTGGCCTCCGCCATCTCGGGAGAGAGCATCGAAACTATCTCAAAGGCTATACTTCCGTCGTTCTTCGCGATGGTCGCCTGTCTTCTGCTCTTCACCTACTTCCCCATTTTCTCAATGGGGCTGCTCAGCCTGATCCGATAA
- a CDS encoding TRAP transporter small permease, with translation MTVKKFLDNFEEYFCVWTMAIMTVLVFFQVVMRYVFSNSLSWSEELARFIFLWLSWIGASYAVKERSHFRVEMFANMVKGRARVYFEYFVLIVWFVFSFILTWLGTELVVFLYDTGQASSAMDIPMTWPYASVPVGCALMCIRLVVEMYKLYKGEPLGPKQTKEQEIEEMI, from the coding sequence ATGACCGTTAAAAAATTTTTGGACAACTTTGAAGAATATTTTTGCGTTTGGACCATGGCCATAATGACGGTTCTCGTCTTTTTTCAGGTCGTAATGAGGTATGTATTTTCAAATTCGCTCTCATGGAGCGAGGAGCTGGCGCGTTTTATATTTCTCTGGCTTTCGTGGATAGGAGCAAGCTACGCCGTAAAAGAGCGCAGCCATTTTCGCGTTGAGATGTTCGCCAATATGGTAAAGGGCAGAGCTCGCGTTTATTTTGAATACTTCGTTCTCATAGTCTGGTTCGTTTTCAGCTTTATACTGACGTGGCTCGGCACAGAACTCGTCGTCTTTCTGTACGATACGGGGCAGGCGTCGTCCGCTATGGACATCCCCATGACGTGGCCCTACGCCTCCGTGCCGGTCGGATGCGCGCTTATGTGCATAAGGCTCGTCGTAGAAATGTACAAGCTTTACAAGGGAGAGCCGTTAGGCCCCAAACAGACAAAAGAACAGGAAATAGAGGAGATGATATAG
- a CDS encoding GntR family transcriptional regulator: MANKNDKAVWIKAYDWIKDGVDAGRLKMGEPLPETWLANEVGVSRTPVREALRVLEQDGYIKIVPLKGAFVSEISLEDVREIYDIRKLLEPFAALTAANRIPDAVIGELDVQWAELCELERKGLPLDMSRVADLDLALHFTISKYATNKRIGVILDNYHVQIKRFQRLSVQSLADIKNSLEQHVKIINCIKERNPKLLYQCLYDHVVNSEGYIMKDYFLR; encoded by the coding sequence ATGGCAAATAAAAACGACAAAGCAGTCTGGATAAAGGCCTATGATTGGATAAAGGACGGCGTGGACGCGGGGCGGCTTAAAATGGGCGAACCTCTGCCTGAAACATGGCTTGCAAATGAAGTTGGTGTGAGCCGCACGCCTGTACGCGAGGCGCTGCGCGTGCTCGAACAGGACGGCTACATAAAGATAGTCCCGCTAAAGGGCGCCTTTGTCTCAGAAATATCTTTGGAAGACGTGCGCGAGATATATGATATAAGAAAGCTGCTTGAGCCGTTCGCCGCTCTCACGGCGGCAAACCGCATACCGGATGCCGTGATCGGCGAGCTTGACGTTCAGTGGGCGGAGCTTTGCGAGCTTGAAAGAAAAGGCCTCCCGCTTGATATGTCGCGTGTGGCGGATCTCGATCTCGCGCTGCATTTCACCATTTCCAAGTACGCCACCAACAAGCGCATCGGCGTTATCTTGGACAATTATCATGTACAGATAAAACGCTTCCAGCGGCTTTCGGTGCAGTCGCTCGCCGATATCAAAAATTCTCTGGAGCAGCATGTGAAGATAATCAACTGTATAAAGGAACGAAATCCCAAGCTGCTCTATCAATGTCTTTACGACCATGTGGTAAACAGCGAAGGTTATATAATGAAGGATTATTTCCTTCGGTAG
- the larA gene encoding nickel-dependent lactate racemase encodes MKYTIPYGKTTVEFETKGRTVLFNGETTCLPATPDFKNDLLAALAAPIASLPLAELARGKKNILFLVEDNTRDTPLDLMLPIIADYLNAHGVPDANVSFMTAPGTHRVMTDEEVEKKLGPEIVRRFRVYQHDATKSEDIEDLGEIEVAGYKLPVHINRRALEADLLVGVGNIVPHSDAGFSGGAKIVQPGVCDFVTTQATHRGAGLCSDIPLGMESGNPCRMGIDAVGRMARLAFIINVVKNYNDEVTGFFCGDCIEAHRAGVAAAKDSYSVKIEEQADIVVASSSPDDIDFWQGIKGLTAAYFAVKPGGVIILAAPCSEGLVHNHPLYAHWLGSSEEEIKAAIEEASPYDMETDTISAVVALGSRRVLKRASVYMMSGGLSNEAIKAMDYIPVDSIQEALDVALAERPGATIGILPKAGISLPIVIKR; translated from the coding sequence ATGAAATATACGATCCCCTACGGAAAAACGACCGTAGAATTTGAGACGAAGGGCCGGACCGTCCTCTTTAACGGAGAGACGACCTGCCTGCCTGCGACGCCGGATTTTAAAAACGACCTTCTTGCCGCGCTTGCCGCGCCCATCGCCTCGTTGCCGCTCGCGGAACTTGCGCGCGGCAAAAAAAATATCCTTTTCCTTGTAGAAGACAACACGCGCGACACGCCCCTTGACCTAATGCTTCCTATCATAGCCGACTATTTGAACGCGCACGGCGTGCCCGACGCGAATGTCAGTTTTATGACCGCACCCGGAACGCACCGCGTTATGACGGACGAAGAGGTGGAAAAAAAGCTCGGCCCGGAGATAGTGCGCCGCTTCCGCGTCTACCAGCACGACGCCACGAAGAGCGAAGATATTGAGGATCTCGGCGAAATAGAGGTCGCCGGCTACAAACTGCCGGTCCACATAAACCGCAGGGCGCTTGAGGCCGACCTTCTCGTCGGCGTCGGCAACATCGTGCCGCACAGCGACGCCGGTTTTTCGGGAGGCGCGAAGATAGTTCAGCCAGGCGTCTGCGATTTCGTCACAACACAGGCGACGCACAGAGGCGCGGGGCTTTGCTCCGACATTCCTCTTGGCATGGAAAGCGGCAACCCGTGCCGCATGGGAATAGACGCCGTAGGCAGAATGGCGCGTCTTGCCTTTATCATCAACGTGGTAAAAAACTATAACGACGAAGTGACCGGCTTTTTCTGCGGCGACTGCATTGAGGCGCACCGCGCCGGAGTGGCCGCGGCAAAGGATTCTTACAGCGTAAAGATAGAAGAACAGGCCGACATCGTCGTGGCAAGCTCCTCGCCTGACGACATCGACTTCTGGCAGGGCATCAAGGGGCTTACCGCGGCCTATTTCGCCGTGAAGCCCGGCGGCGTGATAATACTGGCCGCTCCGTGTTCGGAGGGGCTTGTACATAATCATCCGCTCTACGCTCACTGGCTCGGAAGCTCCGAAGAGGAGATAAAAGCCGCGATAGAAGAGGCCTCCCCTTACGATATGGAGACGGACACCATCTCCGCGGTGGTGGCGCTCGGCAGCAGACGCGTGCTAAAACGCGCTTCGGTCTACATGATGAGCGGCGGCCTTTCCAACGAAGCAATAAAAGCGATGGACTATATCCCCGTAGATTCAATACAAGAGGCGCTTGACGTAGCGCTTGCCGAAAGGCCCGGCGCTACGATAGGCATCCTGCCAAAAGCCGGCATCTCATTGCCCATAGTGATAAAGAGATAA
- a CDS encoding TRAP transporter small permease gives MWKFIDNFEEYFCVWTMAIMTILVFIQVVMRYVFSNSLSWSEELARYIFLWLSWIGASYAVKERSHFRVEMFANMIKGSARRFFEAFVLIVWFLFSFVLAWLGTDLVLFLAESGQNSSAMEIPMTWAYAAVPVGCALMCFRLLIEMYKLWKGEPFGPKTDNVEEIC, from the coding sequence ATGTGGAAGTTCATCGACAATTTTGAAGAATATTTCTGTGTGTGGACCATGGCCATCATGACCATCCTGGTCTTTATACAGGTTGTGATGCGCTACGTCTTTTCCAATTCGCTGTCGTGGAGCGAAGAACTTGCCAGATATATTTTTCTGTGGCTCTCATGGATAGGTGCAAGCTACGCCGTGAAGGAACGCAGCCATTTCCGCGTCGAGATGTTCGCCAATATGATAAAGGGCAGCGCGCGCCGCTTCTTTGAAGCCTTCGTGCTCATCGTGTGGTTTCTTTTCAGCTTCGTGCTGGCGTGGCTCGGCACAGACCTCGTTCTTTTCCTCGCGGAGAGCGGACAAAATTCGTCGGCTATGGAGATACCGATGACGTGGGCCTACGCCGCGGTGCCTGTAGGATGCGCGCTTATGTGCTTCAGACTTTTGATAGAGATGTACAAACTGTGGAAGGGCGAACCCTTCGGACCAAAAACTGACAACGTGGAGGAGATCTGCTGA
- a CDS encoding MATE family efflux transporter encodes MENNKKYEIDMCSGAILPKMLLFAVPLMCSSILQLLFNAADIIVVGRFAGDNSLAAVGSNTSLIGLLTNLFIGLSVGTNVLAARYYGAKEEEALAKTVHTSIMLGVISGLLLTVIGVAGARRILIAMRTPDEVLGLATLYLVIYFFGMTPVMVYNFGSAVLRAVGDTRRPLYYLLFAGVINVLLNLFFVINLHLDVAGVAIATVISQCVSAALVVRCLLRESGGIRLVPSEMRISVPKLVKILKIGLPAGIQGVLFALSNVVIQSSINSFGAVIMAGSSAAANIEMFVYFAMNAFYQAIISFTSQNIGAGHIKRIYNILKTGQICIVAVGCTLGLGAALFGHALLGVYSSSEAVIKAGMDRLWILSTTYAVCGMMDGMVGALRGMGYSVMPTVVTLLGVCGLRLLWIATIFQIPSLHTITVLYLSYPVSWIITFAAHLGCFTWAMKTIRRRR; translated from the coding sequence ATGGAAAATAATAAAAAATATGAAATAGATATGTGCAGCGGTGCTATTTTGCCCAAGATGCTGCTTTTTGCGGTGCCGCTTATGTGTTCCAGCATTTTGCAGCTGCTTTTCAACGCGGCTGACATCATAGTCGTAGGACGCTTTGCCGGCGACAATTCTCTCGCCGCGGTCGGCTCGAACACCTCTTTGATAGGCCTTCTGACGAATCTCTTTATAGGGCTTTCCGTAGGAACGAACGTTCTCGCCGCGCGCTACTACGGCGCGAAGGAAGAGGAGGCTCTTGCTAAGACGGTGCACACCTCGATAATGCTGGGGGTGATAAGCGGCCTTCTGCTTACCGTCATAGGAGTGGCGGGCGCCCGCAGGATACTTATTGCGATGCGGACGCCGGACGAGGTGCTCGGGCTTGCCACGCTCTATCTGGTCATCTATTTTTTCGGCATGACCCCAGTTATGGTCTATAATTTCGGCAGCGCCGTGCTGCGCGCGGTCGGAGACACGAGGCGCCCGCTCTATTATCTTCTTTTTGCCGGCGTCATAAACGTGCTGCTCAATCTCTTTTTCGTGATAAATCTGCATCTTGACGTGGCCGGAGTTGCGATAGCGACGGTCATTTCACAGTGCGTCTCCGCGGCGCTCGTTGTGCGCTGCCTGCTGCGCGAAAGCGGCGGCATCCGCCTTGTTCCCTCCGAAATGCGCATAAGCGTTCCAAAGCTGGTCAAGATATTGAAAATAGGTCTGCCTGCCGGGATACAGGGAGTGCTCTTTGCTCTTTCAAACGTCGTCATCCAGTCCTCGATAAACTCGTTCGGCGCGGTCATAATGGCGGGAAGCTCAGCCGCCGCAAACATAGAGATGTTCGTCTACTTTGCGATGAACGCCTTTTATCAGGCGATAATATCCTTCACCAGTCAAAATATAGGCGCGGGGCATATAAAAAGGATATACAACATTTTAAAGACGGGGCAGATATGTATCGTAGCCGTAGGCTGCACGCTCGGCCTTGGTGCCGCCCTCTTCGGGCACGCGCTGCTTGGCGTATACTCTTCAAGCGAAGCGGTCATAAAGGCCGGCATGGACCGGCTTTGGATACTTTCTACGACATACGCCGTCTGCGGCATGATGGACGGCATGGTGGGCGCGCTGCGCGGAATGGGCTACTCCGTTATGCCGACGGTTGTCACGCTGCTTGGCGTCTGCGGCCTGCGTCTTTTGTGGATAGCCACGATATTTCAGATACCGTCGCTGCACACGATAACCGTGCTCTACCTCTCATATCCCGTCTCATGGATAATAACGTTCGCGGCTCATCTTGGCTGCTTTACGTGGGCGATGAAGACGATAAGAAGAAGACGCTAA
- a CDS encoding formate/nitrite transporter family protein has protein sequence MSCKTPAEIAECAVNAAVNKSRLPLSVMSVMGFLAGAYIAMGGYFMTIVTQDASAFVGVGLSKLAGGIVFALGLLLVVGAGGELFTGNCLMPIGVLSNRCSWSGLLRNWSVVYLTNMAGGLFFALLIYKSGGISDKAAETALNIAAAKVSIPIAQMIVRGILCNWFVGLAVWLAFGATDMAGKYIACLVPISAFVAMGFEHCIANMYFIGLGIMLKGDTALIERLSYPADKLAGINLCGYLNNLIPVTLGNILGAALLVACLYFVAFRKSLTDGAKIS, from the coding sequence ATGAGCTGCAAAACGCCGGCAGAAATTGCCGAATGCGCGGTCAACGCCGCGGTGAACAAAAGCAGGCTTCCGCTCTCCGTGATGTCCGTCATGGGATTTCTCGCCGGAGCCTATATAGCCATGGGCGGCTATTTTATGACGATCGTCACACAGGACGCCTCGGCCTTTGTGGGAGTAGGGCTTTCGAAGCTCGCGGGCGGCATAGTCTTCGCGCTTGGGCTGCTGCTCGTGGTGGGCGCAGGCGGCGAACTCTTTACCGGAAACTGCCTCATGCCAATAGGCGTGCTCTCAAACAGGTGTTCGTGGAGCGGGCTTCTGCGCAACTGGAGCGTAGTCTATCTGACAAACATGGCGGGCGGCCTCTTTTTTGCGCTGCTCATATACAAAAGCGGCGGTATCTCCGACAAGGCCGCCGAGACCGCGCTCAACATAGCGGCCGCGAAAGTTTCGATTCCCATAGCTCAGATGATAGTACGCGGCATATTGTGCAACTGGTTCGTCGGGCTTGCCGTCTGGCTTGCCTTCGGCGCGACGGACATGGCCGGAAAATATATCGCCTGTCTTGTACCGATATCGGCCTTCGTTGCGATGGGCTTTGAACACTGCATAGCAAACATGTACTTCATCGGCCTCGGCATCATGCTGAAGGGCGACACCGCGCTCATTGAAAGACTCTCCTACCCCGCAGACAAACTTGCGGGAATAAATCTCTGCGGCTACCTGAACAACCTCATACCGGTGACACTTGGAAACATTCTGGGCGCCGCGCTGCTTGTCGCGTGCCTCTACTTCGTAGCCTTCAGAAAATCTCTCACCGACGGCGCCAAAATCTCGTAA
- a CDS encoding DUF126 domain-containing protein has product MDNMKTYKCRSIVRGSGAGEAVVSKDAMCFYLTDPKTGVVIERNHAIQGKSIAHKILVVQSGKGSSVVQVDGFYQLWVKGNLPAAIIVREAEPVIVSSAVVVGSTMVDRLEADPFEAIEDGDYVEVDADAQEVRVWKGGKRA; this is encoded by the coding sequence ATGGATAACATGAAAACGTATAAATGCCGTTCGATAGTGCGCGGAAGCGGCGCGGGCGAGGCCGTCGTATCAAAGGACGCGATGTGCTTCTATCTGACAGACCCAAAGACCGGCGTCGTCATTGAAAGAAACCACGCCATCCAGGGCAAAAGCATCGCCCACAAGATACTTGTGGTGCAGTCGGGCAAGGGAAGCTCCGTCGTACAGGTCGACGGCTTCTACCAGCTCTGGGTAAAGGGCAACCTTCCGGCGGCCATAATCGTAAGAGAAGCAGAACCGGTAATAGTTTCATCCGCGGTCGTAGTCGGCTCGACAATGGTAGACCGTCTTGAGGCGGACCCTTTTGAGGCCATCGAAGACGGCGACTATGTAGAGGTCGACGCGGACGCGCAGGAAGTCCGCGTATGGAAGGGAGGAAAGCGCGCATAA